The following nucleotide sequence is from Drosophila takahashii strain IR98-3 E-12201 chromosome 3L, DtakHiC1v2, whole genome shotgun sequence.
GATTCGCTAATCACAATCTCTTCCCCGATCAGCTCTCTCCGCCGATGCCCTGCAAATTGAGCCCCGCAGTAGTTGGGGAGCAGTGGCCGCGCGTTCCCCATCGAGGATCTCCGGTGCCGTGGACTATGTGATCATCCATCATTCCGACAATCCCAACGGATGCTCCACCTCCGAGCAGTGCAAGCGCATGATCAAGAACATTCAGTCGGATCACAAGGGTCGCAGGAATTTCAGCGATATTGGCTATAACTTTATAGTGGCCGGCGATGGAAAGGTGTACGAGGGACGTGGCTTTGGACTCCAGGGATCGCATGCTCCTAACTACAATCGCAAGAGCATTGGCATCGTTTTTATTGGCAATTTCGAGCATACTGCACCCTCGGCCCAAATGCTCCAGAATGCCAAGGATCTGATCGAGCTGGCCAAGCAGCGTGGTCACCTCAAGGACAACTACACGCTCTTCGGGCATCGTCAGACCAAGGCCACCTCCTGCCCGGGTGATGCTCTCTACAACGAGATCAAAACATGGCCCCACTGGAGGCAAAACTAAGTtcatagttatattttttgtaattgctataaaaggtcataaaataaatgtaagtaaAGTAAGCTCTAAATAGatcaaattatattaaattgaaatatttttaaattataattctttATACTTATTATTgcgattaaataaaatataaattttcaattcaattacgtttttaaatttgaaaatttaaagccTTAGACAAGTTGGTGTGgcaatattaaaaagaaagtaACCCAAACACTTGATAAgttattgtttaattaatttatttattcgtattttttctattatacaactaattatttacattaatttGGCTAGGGATAAGGAAAGGTTTAAGAGAATTATTGGAAGGTACAAGATGAAGAACTTGAAAATGTTTGGATAGAAATAAGGGCCCAATCTCCATTAAAATGTAGAAGTACTTAATATATACGATGGTATGTTATGGGAAATGATTCCCTTAGAAACCTAAGGTTTTGGCTGCCAGCGAGGCCACTTCTTAAGCTCGTCTAGAAGATGTTTTCCCGGACAAGCTGTTGCCTTCGTTTGGCAATGTCCCACGAGAGAATAATTGGGCAGAACCTGGCGACGCTGGACGGCGATTTGGATGAGGGTGCGGGCAGCTTGCAGCATCTGGGGAGGAGGTAGTCCATCTAAAGGaggaattaatttattaaaatatcagTTATTAAAACACACTACAAATAACTCACTCTGGAAATTGCCAATAAAGGCGATGCCAATGGATTGGCTATTATAGTTGGGAGCATGTTCGCCGCGGACACCGAAACCCAAGCCTTCGTAGATCCTACCATCCCCGCCGATAAGGAAGTTATAGCCTATATCCCTGAACTTCCTGCGCATATGATCGTCTCGAATTCGCCTCAATGCCAACTGACATTGCTGAGGATTGAAGCAGGGAGCCGTGACCGTGTGATGGATGATGATCAGTCGAACGGGCACCATGAGCCTTGGCAATCTCGGCGAGATCGGCACAGGACACCAGCTCCTGCGGGGAACAATCTGGCCCAAGGCCAAAGTGAAACCAAATAAGAGGAGTGCCAACTGAAGCTTCATATTTACTTCTCGATAGTCTTTCAGCTGCTGATCTTCTATTTATATAGCCAACCGAAATATCTCGCCCAGAATTACTCTATTTACTCAGTTGTTTTTCGATCAATGGGTTCGATCAATGAATTGCAGCATAATTAAATGGCCAGAAGCCTTTGTCTGGTTGCAAATTCCGCTTGCGTCATCCCTATaaagatatttatatatatttcttcttTGGGAATGCAAATCTGCCCTTGGACGAGTGGGTGGCCCAAAAATGGTAGGTCATCCGTACAAGGGGAACTGCATTTGAAAGTCAAATCCAAACGGTTGGCTGCTATAAAAGCCACTTGGATGAGCTACAAGTGGACAGTGGCCAGTGATCGAGTGGCCCAGGTAGTAAACCCAGCTTATCCTCAAACTATGAAGATGGTGAGTATCCTTAAGGATAACTATACTTTAAATACAGtaactaaatattataatattccaGTTTCTAGGAACCATGTTGGGCTACTTGCTCCTAGGAGTGGTTCTGTCCCAAGCCAGCTTAGCAACTGCCACAACTGGAGTGGTTCCGGCCTATCATGCCGCGGTTCCAGCTGCGATTCCCGTGGCCACCAGTCACCAGTTTGTCACCCGTAACTGGAATCGAGTTTATGTGCCACCCACCACGGTGGCCACTTATCCGAACACCTACGTTAAGTACAGCGGGGGATATCCCGCCTATCCCACCTACACCTATCCCTATGCTTCCACCTATCAGTACACATATCCCTACTACTATCCCACATATAATTATGGATATGGCTACAAGGGTGTCTGGTGATAGTTGTATCGAAAAAGGGGGTATTATGTATTGACCCCACCCATAAGATATTGTGATAATAATCAATACCAAAAGTCATTATTTGTATATGCCAatggaaatatataaaacctttatatcaaattttgtttggttttgttgcactttttttaatattcggatattaaatgaaagttaaagcaaatatttgaatcatttaaacataatatttgtaagaatatttaaaaattaatgtgccaaatataaattcaatattttctattaatttattaattcgtTATTTAATCATGACACAATTTTTGTGGTTAACCAActtgtaattttgtttataaaattaaatatttaaaaaaacagatttttaggtttttttttaaacgaaaaATGGTGCTGGTCCTGCAGTGGCAATAAAACGAGTTGGTTGAATGAGACGACCGCCAGACGCAGGGAATGGACTAGCAGCCAGGATGCGAGCAGGAGCAGTCGGAGCAAAGGCGGCGTTAAATTGGTTGAAGTAGTCCAAGCGCTGGCTGCTCGAAATAGCCAGAGGTGAAGCTCCCAGAGGAGCAAAGGGACCAGCAGCATAGGCCGCTGCGAAAGGAGCAGCAGATCCTGGATAGAATCCGAAAGGTGAGCCCGAAGGAAAGAAGGTCGGATCAACAGCTGGCTTGGCTGCCACACAGGCCAACAGTCCCAGCGAAACAATAATCAACTGAAATGAGATATTCTTACACATCCTTATTAAGAATCCCTAAGTATCTGCTCACCACTTGCTGCATTTTGAAAagattgctgctgttgcagagTCTAAAAACTGAATATGCATTCGCTTGGAGCGACTCTTTGGTTTTATAGTTTTTGGGAGTAGTAGAGCACAGCTGGCCTGCCTAATCGACGCTCCAAAAGTGGCCTAAATGGTGGGTCTTTtcaaagcagcaacaaatttGCAAGCGATCCTATATGGTTATGTGTACCACCTATATTTATGTTACGAAACTCACATTCAAATAATCAATATGCGTCTGTACATTATGGTGCTGCAACTTCTTAAGTTATAatctatattaaaaataaccaaatcccttaaataaacaattttactCATTATGCTTCTCACAGTTTAattgataaaacaaaatgatgagacaaaaaccaattaaaacaGCTCTTGCACGGAGAGTCCTGACAATAACTATCGTATTCGTATAATTGCATTACATATAAGAATAtgtttgtatatttaattatcgtatattattatttagctGCTTGGGAGTTACTTGATCGTTCAGTTTCAGTTGATCGTTCCGTtacgtataaatatatatatatttatatatgtgtataagGTAGTTAAATCATAAAACACTTTGCCGTGGAATTAAACTAATTAGTCGTTAGTTAACTAtgtaatcaatcaatcaatcataaAAATGACGCTTGTAGTAGGCATAAACATAAACGTATCCTAGGAATATATGTAGAATTGTATGCTAGCACAATGGTTGCACTTTGGATAAATCGTTATATGGGTTAGACGACATCTAGCATAGGCAATTAATTAGTTGCTTTCGTTAGTTTGATCGATTCGCAGATCGATTGATGATTCGGGGTGTGAGTATTTCATTATCTGTCGAGTGTGGAGTAGCTTTAACAAACGCTGGTTCTCGATTACATTTTTCCTTGTggatatatctatatatacatTCTGTTTCAGGATCTGATCTCTTTTGGATTGGGAGCGAGAGAATCCTCTGCAGTCCTCGAGGGAGTGTTACGATATTGCGAGATTAAATGGCGATTGAGTTGACTAGATATATGTGGCGAATTATATATCGTATGGATTCACTTCTTCTGTTCCCTGGACTGCTCCTCGTCCTCCCAATCCTCCGGATCCTACCACAGCACATCGTAATCGTACACATGCTCCGAGGAGGCAATGATCAGACACTTGAGGAAGTCATCTAGGGTGCGCTTGAGTTTCCATTTCTTCGGCTTCCGCAGCCACTGCTTCGTCTTGGCTTTTGGCTCGTGCCAGGGACTCGTGGATGTTGATGTGGAGATGGATTTGGTCATGGGCTGTGGATTCACTTGCTCCTGAGACGGCTGGACTGGCAGATTGCAGTACACATGGCGGTTCAGACTCTGCCGCAGGCTCTGCAatcgctgctgctggtagtaaTGATTGAGATTGGTCAGAAATGAAAAGTCCGTGTCGTTGACCACATCGATCTCCGCATAGTTGTGGCCATCGACGTCCGGCTCCCGACGCTGCTGCCCCGATGCCTTGGCAAAGAGTTGGTCAAATCACATGTTTTCATCGAACTTGGCAAAGTTCGCGTCCTCGCTCCACTGAAATTTGCCCGTCTCCGCCTCGTCGTTGTGCTGATCCGCCGCCTGATCCTGATCCGGTGATTTGAAGAACTCATCGTCCTCGAAGGGATCCTCCTGCTTTTTGGCAAATATATTAACAGACTCTGATTTCTTGATTAGCTCCTGACGCTGCTGCAGCTTGCTGGATCGCATATTCTGCTTCCTGCTCATGGCACCCgatcctccagctcctccagctGTTCCAGGAACCGCTTGTTCCTTCTCGAAATCAAATGATGCCTTGGCGAAATCATCCTCAAAGGCAGCATCATCGAATTGGGAGACCTTAACATTGTCATCGAATCGCAATTTCTGGGTAATTGGTGGCGTCGAGGTCGGCGGTGTTTCCATTTCGAACTGCTCCCGTTTCTCGCGATCCGAGAAATCGTTGGAGAAGCGGAAAAGGCTCTTCGAGCCACCACCGTTGTTTGCATTCGCTGAAACTGGACCAGCTGGAGTTGAGTTACAACTGGAGGCCGTGCCTGCTGGCGCCGGCGGCGGTGAGCTCTGATTGAAATCCGACTCGAAACCATCGTCGAAATTGAACTTGGAACTGGTCACCCCGGCGGAGGATTCGCCGCCACTCATCATCAGGCCACCGGGTCCAGTGCTGCTGGCATTCGAACGCGGCGTGGGCGTTGGAGTTTGCTCATAGCTGTCCACAAACCCGTAATCACTGTTCACCACCACGCCACGTGTGCGATTCTGGCCGGGAAGCTTGGCCAGCGATGGTGGCTGATGGCGTTCCACATGCCGACGCTCGGACTCCAACATCCGCTGGTGCATCTCATGTCGCCTGCGGTTCAATCTCTCGAATTTATCCTCATCTGTTGGCGGTTCATCGTCCACATagtcctcatcatcatcatcatcgtcgtcgtcgtcgttatTGTTGCGCTGACCTGGACACATGTAGTCGTAGTTATCCCGGATGCCACGCCCATAGGCTGATCGGGATGGTGCCGATGTGCCTGCGCTGGAAGCGCCCACTGTGGCTAGATCTTTGGTGCTGCGAGCGCGGGTCTTCTTGCGGAATCTGCTGGGGATTTgggtatttattaatatatatttggttactattttaaatacccttCTAACCTTCGTTCTTTTTCCCCATCTGAAGGAGTTTGACCCAAGGCTGCGGCCCTGCGACTCTCGGCCAGACGTCTTTCGGTATCAGCGGCACTAGCTGGACGTTTCCAGGATTTCTGGCCAGGCAGGGCGGGCTCTGCAATgtaaaaaaagagagagaacgctatagtcgggtgactcgaaaaaactttgatcgggcataactttttaaagaatggtccgatttgaaaaattatttgaaaatgttacatttcgataggtattgataaacaccataaaactgtatttttacttttctgaaAACTTGTAAGGTGTAGGCGCcagaaaccttttaaaatcctttgtgggcgttagagagggcgcggtcctcggctgaaataaacttgcgctgcgtaggaagccaaagaatatgtgtgggaaatcacaactttctagcttttgtagttcccgagatctcagcgttcatctcAGCTATattgactcggctagtgatcctgatcaagaatataaatattttatagggtcggaaaagcttccttctccctgttacatacttttgcacgaatataatataccttttactctacgagtaagggGTATAAAAAGAAGTAGCATAATAACATAATATCCTATCTTATACTCTTTTACCTTCGCCGTCCCAGGGACTTGAGCCGCTGCTCTTGCGCAATCGCTGCGGACCCACTGGCGCATTGGAGGGCAGCACCACATCTCCGCCCAGCTGACTGGGACGCTGCAGACTCCGAACACCCGATCGCTGCTGGAAGTCCTGCTCCGAGTCTTGCTCGTAGTCAATGTCGCCACTGATCCTCAGCTTGCCCGACGTGGTCGTGGGTTTTCTCAGTGAGCGGGTCTTTATCTGCTCGCGATCCCGTTCACGATCCCTCTCCCTCTCGCCACGATAATCATCGCGACTGTCCAAACTGCCATAGACATCGTTTCCACTGCCGAAGCTACGCCGTCGCCGGTTGGCACTCTCATAGGACTCGAGACTCTCGCGGTCGAAGGATTTGCGTTCACGCTCGCGATCTCTATCCCTTTCCCTGTCGTACAGGTAATCACCGCCACCCCTGCCCGGCTTATAGGCCATTGGCGAACGTCCTCCGCGCTCCTCGTAGACATTTTCATAGTCGAAATCGTAGCTGGGACGACCATAGTCCCGGTACTCCCTGTCGCGATCGCGATCCCTGTCCCTGTGATCGCCGCGATATTTGTTCCTCAGCTGGCCACGTTTGTCGTAGATGGGCGGTGGTGGCCCATAGCTCGATCGCTCGTAGGCGGCACGCTCAAAGGATCGAGCTCGCGCCTGTTCGATCTCCTGCGGCGACCAGGTGTGATGCGCTGGATGATGGTACCAGCTGGGGGATTCTATGGCGATTGTGGGAATAACATTAGAGATAAGTTGGgaaatttaactttaatagAGCTCACCTAGATCAAAATTATCCCGACTGCGGGAGAGACCGTGCTTGAActtccgctgctgctgttgctgctgctgctgatcccGTCGTGCCATGAACTCCGCATCGTAgctgaaatatttaagtgtAAAGcaaccattttaaaaatatattggcttacatttttaattactattatattattatatctaATAACATCTAATATCCAATAGATAGATATTAtctatacaaataaaatgtaatatgtaATCCAaagaaattattgaaaaactTCAACTTCTTTGTAAGAACTATATATTTAACTGTCTACTGTGCTTAGTTTATCAATATTCTTAGCAAATTAATTAGTATCTAATCTAATTTGTAGCCTAACagtgtatttaatattatatcacacaaaacacatttaaacCATTCAACTCACTAAGCCTGTAAGTttggatttaattattttctaattattcGATTCCAATTACGTTCAgatatagtttttaaaatcagccaaaatctaaattaatttaagctTATTCCTTTACTTACTCGTAATCCTCGTCGCAGGAGTTCATCCTCCTGGCGTGCCGCATATAGTAGCCATGTCGATCTgtatgctgctgctgtggcggCATTTGTGGCTGCTGGTGAGGATGAGCCATTTGGGCGGCGGCCAACTGCCGGCGCTTCATATACTCGGGCGTTTCATCATCCCAGGGACTGAGATCTCGGGAGGACGAGGAGGTCTGCTGGCGTTCCTTCTTCGCCCAGCGACGCTGTTGCTTGGACCAGCCGTCATCGCGGGGATCCGAGCTGCATGGCGATTCCACCGTGTCCGGCTGCGAGGTGTTCGAGGCaggaggcggtggcggcggcagcgTCAGCCTGGCCTTGCCCTTGGCCTTCGGAGAATCGAAGGTGGCCCAGGAAGGTGGTTTCTCCTGGCGCTCCTTGTCGCCGCCCATCATCTGCTTGGTCGCCGTATCAATGAGTTGGGAGACCGCTGAAAGTTGTGAGGGCACTGGCGATGCAACCATCACTGGTTTCTGGAGAGGAATGGGCGAGGTGCTGACATCATTAAACTGCGAGGGCGTGTGCAGGCCGGGAGCTCCTCTGGATGGAGCTGCCGAGGAGGTGGCCGGTGAAATGCGATCCCTCGAATCCAGGGAAAGATTCGAAATTGCCCGATGCATCAGCTCATCGATTTCGATATCATCTTTGGTTCCCCCTCCCGGTGCAGTGAGTACGGATAGGAATTTCTGATCCTGCTTGGGCGGCAgagattgctgctgctgctgctgcacatcCTCCATCACCGGAGCACCTGCATCCAGTTGCTGCGTCGAGGTGGAAAGCTTTTCATACTGATCCTGCCCGCTGACGGGTTCCGCATCCTTTTCGTTGCTATCCAGGCTGCTCTCGCCACCCGCATCTgcatcctcctcgtcctcgtcatcGTCGCCCACCGTCAAGGCGGAGGATGAGGGCTCCGTTGGGAAGCCCCGGCTGTCGACCAAACCATGGCGATCACGCGAATGCGTCGGCACATCCTGATGATCCATTATTTGACGCAGGTCATGATCTTCGTTAAACTCATCGCTGAACTCGGGAAAGTCCTGCAGTAGATCCTTTTCCTTCTCCGGTTGAATGGCCGCTGCAGTCGCCGGTTTGTCGAATAGGTTCTCCACCAGGATAATGTCTCTTAGGGCTGCATAACGATCCTTGGCCTGGGCCACCACCTCGGTGATCTTGGTGTCAATCTTGGGCGCTGCCTTCACCTCCAAGGCATCAATCGGTAGCTCAGCACCGGCACTGTTCAGCTCCAGACCCTCTAGGCCCATTATTTCCTTGGCCTGCGTCTCATCCACTGGCGGTGGTGTCAGATCTCCCATGAGATCcgtctcctgctgctgctgcagctcctgATCGATGATCTCCCGAAATACAGCATACCGATCCGCCGATGGCACGGTGGCCACCACTGGCGATACCGCTGACACGGGCAACGGAGTGGGTGCGTCATTGAAGTTGGCGAAATTGGCCACAAAGGTGGAATCCGAGGAGCCCAGTTCATCCTCGCCGAAGGTATCATCGAACTTGGCCACAAAGGAGGTCTGCTGATCGAAGTTCACCTTGAACACAGCCGCTGTGGATTGCGGGGCAGGAACTTGATTCGCTGGCGAAGATCTCTTCTCCTGACCCTTTTCGCTGGAGGACAAATACTCGGAGAGATAGGCGGTCAACTGGACGAGCGTCATGGTGCTCAGCTTGCTGGCTGGGACGTTTAGTTTAATGGCCAGATCATCCATTCCCAGGGTCAGCAGTTGAGTCAGCGTGATGTCGGGAGCCAAAGTGGTGGAGGTTACCTCCTGGCATTGGGATTGTGCCTGCGCTTGAGCTTGAGCCTGCAGAATTTCCGCCTTGTTCTCGTAGATATCCTGCGGCCTGCCCAGCGAAGACTGCCGCTGAGGTCTCGCCCGAGCCGAAGATCCCTGGCTGGGAGGCGGCAGCAATGGCGGCGGAGCTCCCAGCGGCGCCAGGTAGTCATCTTCGGTGTGTCCCGGTTTTCTGGGTCTTCCTGGTCCGGGGAAACAACCATCCGAGCGTCCCACACGACGCGATGGCAATGGAATGGGTGGTGCATCCACAGATGACAGAGTTCTCCGCGCTGTCACACTGCTGTTCAAGTACTCGTATCTCCCAGCCGTCGGCGGTGGAGTTGGATTTCCCGCCGAAGGTCGAATGACCAAATCGCTGAACTGCTTCttcggcggcagcggcggcggttCGGAGTAGGGACTCGAATCTGGACGTGGCGGCGGCTCGGGAGCAGCCTCCGTTTCACTCAGCGAATCGCTCTCCTGCAAACGTCGCATATTGACACTCGAACCGATATCCGAACCGGATTTTCCAAACGATCTGGCCTGGCCAAAGAGATGGGGCATCTTCTTGTTGCTTATGCTGGAGATCACATCGAGGGCACCAACGCCACTTGGCAGGGCGGAAGCGGAGGCCGTCGGACGATTCCTCACCGTACTCGGCGGCGGCTGCTGAAGCTGCAACTCCTTCGCCTCCGGCGGCAATTGCACCTGCAGCGGTCCATTGAATACATTCGCCTTGGGTTCTGGCACCGAGGGAGCTGCAACCACCGGCGGAGCCTCGAACTCAAAGGCATCCAGCTTGGCAAAGAGATCGCCCTCTTGAAAGGGATCCGGGTCGCTCTTTTTGCGCGTCGGCGAAAAGGGATCAGTGTCCCGGGGCAGGAGTACAGGATCCGCCGGCGGATGAGGATCCTCCAGCGAGGTCAGCGTGTTCGGCGGTTCTGTGGTATAATAGTGGCCGGTGGGATTAGGCGGATTAGTGACATGGCCAAGCAACAGTTTCAGCTCAGCGCTCGGCGTGATCGGGTGGGCATGGATGGATGTGGACAGGGTAATGGGAGTGGGAGCGGGAGAGGGTTGGGAATCGGGGTTGGTTAG
It contains:
- the PGRP-SB1 gene encoding peptidoglycan-recognition protein SB1; protein product: MNTSTAIKFVAALALISLALSADALQIEPRSSWGAVAARSPSRISGAVDYVIIHHSDNPNGCSTSEQCKRMIKNIQSDHKGRRNFSDIGYNFIVAGDGKVYEGRGFGLQGSHAPNYNRKSIGIVFIGNFEHTAPSAQMLQNAKDLIELAKQRGHLKDNYTLFGHRQTKATSCPGDALYNEIKTWPHWRQN
- the PGRP-SB2 gene encoding peptidoglycan-recognition protein SB2 isoform X1; amino-acid sequence: MKLQLALLLFGFTLALGQIVPRRSWCPVPISPRLPRLMVPVRLIIIHHTVTAPCFNPQQCQLALRRIRDDHMRRKFRDIGYNFLIGGDGRIYEGLGFGVRGEHAPNYNSQSIGIAFIGNFQNGLPPPQMLQAARTLIQIAVQRRQVLPNYSLVGHCQTKATACPGKHLLDELKKWPRWQPKP
- the PGRP-SB2 gene encoding peptidoglycan-recognition protein SB2 isoform X2, producing the protein MKLQLALLLFGFTLALGQIVPRRSWCPVPISPRLPRLMVPVRLIIIHHTVTAPCFNPQQCQLALRRIRDDHMRRKFRDIGYNFLIGGDGRIYEGLGFGVRGEHAPNYNSQSIGIAFIGNFQNAASCPHPHPNRRPASPGSAQLFSRGTLPNEGNSLSGKTSSRRA
- the LOC108059162 gene encoding uncharacterized protein; this encodes MLGYLLLGVVLSQASLATATTGVVPAYHAAVPAAIPVATSHQFVTRNWNRVYVPPTTVATYPNTYVKYSGGYPAYPTYTYPYASTYQYTYPYYYPTYNYGYGYKGVW
- the LOC108059137 gene encoding uncharacterized protein: MQQVLIIVSLGLLACVAAKPAVDPTFFPSGSPFGFYPGSAAPFAAAYAAGPFAPLGASPLAISSSQRLDYFNQFNAAFAPTAPARILAASPFPASGGRLIQPTRFIATAGPAPFFV